One genomic segment of Musa acuminata AAA Group cultivar baxijiao chromosome BXJ3-3, Cavendish_Baxijiao_AAA, whole genome shotgun sequence includes these proteins:
- the LOC103979783 gene encoding inactive protein RESTRICTED TEV MOVEMENT 2: MERRPTAARGQRAYDNFVPSHEVVREKDAEIFLIQLPGFKKEDIKIQINDYGQLKISGQRPLADNRWSRFLKELKVPDYCNVSEIKAKFEDGLLYIIKPILATKPGADGMAPETTTLDGKGTREKKADDDSKNGVSQKTKTKPKREESDGGVNNQSNEKKESLDDAGKDVQKVSEKERGGRIEGPKYSGKVAAKHEGGRNGARMTESRKEEEAVTPELTSAERGNMRRNLTIVRGFYTRKQLMLNPALAAAIVILAGVVLLFYVTR; this comes from the exons ATGGAGAGAAGGCCTACGGCTGCTAGAGGGCAACGCGCCTACGACAATTTTGTTCCTTCGCATGAAGTGGTTCGAGAAAAGGATGCAGAGATTTTTCTTATCCAGCTTCCAG GGTTCAAGAAGGAGGACATCAAGATTCAGATCAATGACTATGGCCAATTAAAGATCAGCGGGCAACGCCCTTTGGCTGACAACCGGTGGAGTCGCTTTCTAAAGGAGTTAAAGGTACCAGATTACTGCAATGTCAGCGAGATCAAAGCTAAGTTTGAGGACGGGCTGCTTTACATTATAAAGCCGATACTCGCCACCAAACCTGGCGCAGACGGAATGGCCCCGGAGACTACTACATTGGATGGAAAAGGCACGAGGGAGAAGAAAGCCGATGACGACAGTAAGAATGGCGTAAGccagaagacgaagacgaagccgAAACGAGAAGAGTCTGATGGCGGCGTCAACAATCAGTCAAACGAGAAGAAGGAAtcgcttgatgatgcaggcaaagATGTGCAGAAGGTCAGCGAGAAAGAGAGGGGTGGTCGAATCGAAGGGCCGAAATATAGTGGAAAGGTCGCAGCTAAACATGAAGGAGGAAGAAATGGCGCACGAATGACTGAAagcaggaaggaggaggaggcagtGACGCCCGAACTAACTTCAGCTGAGCGTGGAAACATGAGGAGGAATCTGACGATTGTACGAGGATTTTACACGCGCAAACAGCTCATGTTGAATCCAGCATTAGCAGCAGCCATTGTGATCTTGGCGGGCGTAGTGTTGTTGTTTTATGTAACTCGTTAA